The Vannielia litorea genome segment CGGTGGACCTCGTGAAGGCCGCTGTCGAGAAACTGGGCGGCAAGGGTGGCGGTGGTCGCCCGGACATGGCGCAGGGCGGCGGTTCTGACCCGTCCAAGGCCGCTGAGGCGATTGCCGCCGCTGAAGCCGTTATCGGAGGATAAGACATGCCCGCACTCTGGATCGCCCATGTGACCGTCACCGACGCCGAGGCCTACGGCAAATACGCCGAGTTGGCGGGCCCGGCCATTGCCAAGCACGGCGGCACCTTCATCGCGCGGGGCAGCAAGTTCGTGCAGCTTGAGGGCAAGGAACGGCCGCGCAACGTGGTGGCCCGCTTCCCCTCGGTGGAGGCGGCGGTGGAGTGCTACAACTCGCCCGAGTACCAGGCCGCGCTCGACCACGCCCGAGGGGCCAGCGAGCGCGAGCTGATGGTGGTTGAAACCTCCGAGTAAATCACTCAGGCGTAAGGGTTCTTTGCGCTCCGGTCATCCGAGAGCGAACCTGTTTGCCGCGCCACCAGCGCCTCGATGGCATCGGCGAGATGCACGTCGCCAATGGCCTCATCGCCAGCCGTAACCCGCAGCTTGTGCGCCTCTGCCAGAACCTCGGCATGGGTGCAGCCAGCGGGTGGCTCGAACTTGTAGCAGGCCAGCTCAATCAGCAGGCCGAGCGGATCCTTGAAATAAAGCGAATCCATGAAGCCGCGGTCCTTGGGGCCGAAATGGCCGATGCCCCGTGCTTCCAGCCGGGTCTGCGCCTGGTTCCATGTGACCTTGGAGACGATGAAGGCGATATGGTGCACGCAGCCCGGCTCGGTCGGGGTGCGGCGCCGGTCGGCCTTGCGTTCTTCATTGGTGAAGATGGTGATCAGCCGCCCATCGCCAGGATCAAAGTAGAGGTGGCTCTCGTTCGCATCGTCCAGGTTGGGCTGCTCGAAGATGAAGGGCATACCAAGCACGCCTTCCCAGAAATCGATCGAGGTTTGCCGGTCGGCGCCGGTCAGGGTGATGTGGTGCACGCCCTGGGATTGGATCTTTTGCATGTGGGCCTCCGGGTGGTGGGTTTGGCTTACCCTATACCCACCCGGCCGCCCGGTGTTACCCCTCTGCGCGCGCAGCCCGTTTGCGCTCATGCGGATCGAGGTGCCGCTTGCGCAGGCGGATCGCGTTGGGGGTCACCTCCACCAGCTCGTCGTCGTTGATGTAAGCAATGGCCTCTTCAAGCGACATGGTGATCGGCGTGGTCAGGCGCACCGCTTCATCCGACCCGGAGGCGCGGACGTTGGTGAGTTTCTTGCCCTTGAGCGGGTTCACCTCGAGGTCGTTATCGCGGCTGTGCTCTCCGATGATCATGCCTTGATAGACAGGCGCCTGCGCACCGAGGAACATGCGGCCCCGGTCTTCGAGGTTCCACAGGGCATAGGCCACGGCCTCGCCCGCATCCATCGAGATCAGCACGCCTGCGCGCCGTCCGGGGATGCTGCCCTTGTGCGGTGCCCAGCTGTGGAACACGCGGTTGAGCACGCCGGTGCCGCGCGTGTCGGTCAGAAACTCGCCGTGATAGCCGATCAGCCCGCGGGAGGGAACGTGGGCGATGATCCGGGTCTTGCCGGCGCCTGCGGGCTTCATCTCCACGAGGTCACCCTTGCGGGCGCCGGTGAGCTTTTCGATCACTGCGCCGGAGTGCTCGTCATCCACGTCGATAGTGACTTCTTCGATCGGCTCGAGCCGCTGGCCATCTTCTTCGCGGAGCAGAACCTGCGGGCGCGAGATGGAGAGCTCGAAGCCCTCGCGGCGCATGTTTTCGATCAGCACGCCCATCTGAAGTTCACCGCGCCCGGCGACCTCGAAGGCCTCGCCGCCGGGCGAGTCGGTGACCTTGATGGCCACGTTCTGCTCGGCTTCCTTCATCAGGCGCTCGCGGATCACGCGGCTCTGCACCTTCTTGCCGTCACGGCCCGCCAGCGGCGAGTCGTTGATGCCGAAGGTCACGGAGATGGTGGGCGGGTCGATGGGCTGTGCATCGAGCGGCTCTTCGACGGCGAGCGCGCAGATGGTGTCGGAAACGGTGGCCTTGGCCATGCCCGCCAGGGTCACGATGTCGCCGGCCACAGCCTCTTCGATCTCTTGCAGACCGAGGCCGCGGAAAGCCTGGATCTTGGAAACGCGGAACTGCTCGATCTTCTGGCCGTTGCGGGTGAGCGCCTGCACGGTCGCGCCCGGCTTGATCCGGCCGGATTCCACACGGCCCGTCAGGGTGCGCCCGATGAACGGGTCGGCGCCGAGGGTGGTGGCCAGCATGCGGAAGTCCTCATCGGCGTGCTTTTGCTGCTTCGGTGCGGGCACGTGGTTGATGACCAGTTTGAAGAGGGCATCGAGGTTCTTGCGCGGGCCGTCCAACTCTGGGTCGCACCAGCCGGAACGGCCGGAGGCGTAGAGGTGGGGGAAGTCGAGCTGATCTTCATCGGCATCGAGCGCGGCGAAGAGGTCGAACACCTCGTCGAGCGCGCGGTCGGGCTCGGCATCGGGTTTATCGACCTTATTGAGCACCACGATCGGGCGCAGGCCAAGGGCGAGGGCCTTTGAGGTCACGAACTTGGTTTGCGGCATCGGGCCTTCTGCGGCGTCGACCAGCAGCACCACGCCATCGACCATGCTCAGGATCCGCTCGACCTCGCCGCCAAAGTCGGCGTGGCCGGGGGTGTCGACGATGTTGATCCGCGTGCCCTTCCACTCGACCGAGGTGGCCTTGGCGAGGATGGTGATACCGCGCTCGCGCTCGAGGTCGTTGCTGTCCATCGCCCGCTCGGCCACCGCCTGGTTTTCGCGGAAGGCGCCGGATTGCTTCAGCAGTTCGTCCACGAGGGTCGTCTTGCCGTGGTCAACGTGGGCGATGATGGCGATGTTGCGCAGGTCCATGGGGCTCTCTTTGACTGTTCGCGCCGCGCATATCCTGCACTGCGGCGAAAGGCTAGGGGCTATGTGACCACATACCAGTCGCGGCGGTGGTTGAAGGCCACCACGAGGTTGAGGACGACTGCGCCGAGGAGCGACCAGCCGACTGCTTCGAGCGGCAGGACGAAGGCGGCGACGGTGAAGAGGATCATATCGTGGATGAGCTGGGTCCAGCCCGCGCGGAAGCCGTACTTGTCTTGCAGGATGAGCGCGATGATCGAGACGCCGCCGAGCGAAGCCGTGTGGCGGAAGAGGCCCAGCAGCCCCACGCCTGCGGCGACGCCGAAGAGCAGCGCGGAGGCGGCGGGGTGGATGTGGCCGATGACGAGGGCAGGGTCGAGCACTGCTGTCAGCAGCGAGAGCAGGGTCACCGTTGCCAGTGATTTCAGGCAAAAGACCGGCCCGCGCGCGTGCCAGGCAAAGGCATAGAACGGGATGTTGATGACAAAGAACACGAGGCCGAAGGACCAGCCAGAGAGGTAGGCGATGATCAGGGCTGTACCTGCCGTCCCGGAAGAGATGAGGCCCGCCGCGCGCAGCAGGTGCACGCCGAGGGCGGCCTGAGCGGAGGCGATCAGGAGGCCTTGGGCATCTTCGAGGAGGGTGTAATGCGGTTTTTCGTCAGCAAGCGCCATGGGCCTGCTGTGGCGCAGGGGGAGGGTGGCGTCAAACCCGCGCGGAAGGCTGCGGGCGTGACGTGGCGTCCGTTGCCTGATGGGCGGGCCTCAATGGCCGGTAGTTGCCGAGAAAAGATGCAGCACGAGGACGCCGGAGAGGATCAGGCCGAGGCCGAGCACGGCGGGCAGATCGAGCCGCTGGTTGTAGAGCAGGAAGCCCATGAGCGCGATCAGCACGATCCCGAGGCCGGACCAGATGGCATAGACGACGCCCACGGGCATCACCTTTACCGTCAGGGACAGAAAGTAGAACGACACCGCATAGGCGACGACCACCACGGCGGCGGGCGCGAGCCGGGTGAAGCCCTTGGTCGCCGGAAGGGCCACCGTGCCGATGGTTTCCGCCACGATGGCGAGCACGAGGAAAAGATAGGTCTTGGGCATGATGGCACCGAAAGCAAAGGGGAGGGATCACGGCGCACCGTTCTGCTCCCTGTAGCTCATGGTGGCGTTTGTGGCGAGTCATCGCTGTGTGGATGTTCACACAGAGCCGCGATTGAGTGTGCGGGTTTTCGCACGTTGAGAGCGTGGTGGTGGTTCAGGAGCGCCATGCAACTTATTGATTATGCTGCTATTAGGTTGGTTGTCTGCTGTGAGCACATTTTTGCGTTGTCAGCCCACCGGCGGCTCCCGACAGTGCTGGCACATCGTTTGCGAAACGCGCAGACCAATCCAATGGGAGGAAAAAATATGATCCGCCGGACAGTGCTCCGCGCGGCCCTGATGGCCGCATGCCTTACACCGCTCACGCTCCAGCCGCTCGCGGCGCAGGACGCTTCGCCCGAAGTAACCCAGCCGCAGGCCGAAAGCCCGGCCCGCGTGCTGCTCGTGGGCAACAGCTACCTTTACTACAACGACAGCCTGCACAATCACCTGCGCCGTATGGTCATGGCGGGCACCGAGGTGGAGCCTCAGTACAAGTCGGCCACTATCGGCGGCGCGCGGCTGGACCATCACAACATCGACTGGCTCACCCAGCCCGGGGCGATCGGGGTGGAAGAACCGTTTGAACTGGTGATCCTTCAGGGCCACTCCAACGCTGCGCTCTCGGAGAAGAACAAGACACGCTACATGGAGGCCGCGAAGGCCGCAGCGGCGCTGATTGCCGAGCGCGGCGGCAAGGTGGCCCTCTACATGCCGCACGCCTATGTGGACCCGCACAAGAGCGCCGATCCGGAGAATATCCGCGCCAACGAACGGTTCTATACCGAGGCAGGCAACGAGCTCGACGCCATCGTCATCCCGGTCGCGCTGGCCTTCGAGGAGGCCTACAAGCGGCGGCCCGATATGGCTCTGCACAAGGATTACGACGGGTCGCATCCGAGCCTGCTCGGCAGCTTCCTCGCGGCAGCCACGGCCTATGCGACGCTCTACGGCGCTGATCCTGTGGGCAATGAATACGACTACTTCGGTAAGGTCGGCGCAGAGGATGCGGCCTTCCTCCAGGAAGTCGCGCGCGACACCGTGAACGCCTACTTCGGGCGGTAAAACGAAGAAGGGCCCGCTTTGCGCGGGCCCTTTTGCCTCAGCCAGTGAGGGCTTTGTTCAGGTTCTCGTCGATCTTTTCGAGGAAGCCGATGGTGGTCAGCCAGCCTTGGTCGGGGCCGACGAGGAGGGCCAGATCCTTGGTCATGTGCCCTGCTTCCACCGTGTCGATGATCACGTGTTCCAGCGTTTCGGCGAAGGCCCGCAGCGCCACGTTGCCATCGAGCTTGGCGCGGTGCTTCAGCCCGCCGGTCCAGGCGTAGATCGAGGCGATGGAGTTGGTGGAGGTGCTTTTGCCCTCCTGATGCTGGCGGTAGTGGCGGGTGACCGTGCCGTGCGCCGCTTCGGCCTCGACGATCTTGCCATCCGGGGTCATCAGTTGCGAGGTCATCATGCCCAGGCTGCCGAAGCCCTGTGCCACCGTGTCGGACTGCACATCGCCATCGTAGTTCTTGCAGGCCCAGACGAACTTGCCGTTCCACTTGAGGGCGCAGGCCACCATATCGTCGATCAGGCGGT includes the following:
- a CDS encoding VOC family protein; this encodes MQKIQSQGVHHITLTGADRQTSIDFWEGVLGMPFIFEQPNLDDANESHLYFDPGDGRLITIFTNEERKADRRRTPTEPGCVHHIAFIVSKVTWNQAQTRLEARGIGHFGPKDRGFMDSLYFKDPLGLLIELACYKFEPPAGCTHAEVLAEAHKLRVTAGDEAIGDVHLADAIEALVARQTGSLSDDRSAKNPYA
- a CDS encoding YitT family protein; protein product: MALADEKPHYTLLEDAQGLLIASAQAALGVHLLRAAGLISSGTAGTALIIAYLSGWSFGLVFFVINIPFYAFAWHARGPVFCLKSLATVTLLSLLTAVLDPALVIGHIHPAASALLFGVAAGVGLLGLFRHTASLGGVSIIALILQDKYGFRAGWTQLIHDMILFTVAAFVLPLEAVGWSLLGAVVLNLVVAFNHRRDWYVVT
- a CDS encoding DMT family transporter, with the protein product MPKTYLFLVLAIVAETIGTVALPATKGFTRLAPAAVVVVAYAVSFYFLSLTVKVMPVGVVYAIWSGLGIVLIALMGFLLYNQRLDLPAVLGLGLILSGVLVLHLFSATTGH
- a CDS encoding DUF1330 domain-containing protein translates to MPALWIAHVTVTDAEAYGKYAELAGPAIAKHGGTFIARGSKFVQLEGKERPRNVVARFPSVEAAVECYNSPEYQAALDHARGASERELMVVETSE
- the typA gene encoding translational GTPase TypA — translated: MDLRNIAIIAHVDHGKTTLVDELLKQSGAFRENQAVAERAMDSNDLERERGITILAKATSVEWKGTRINIVDTPGHADFGGEVERILSMVDGVVLLVDAAEGPMPQTKFVTSKALALGLRPIVVLNKVDKPDAEPDRALDEVFDLFAALDADEDQLDFPHLYASGRSGWCDPELDGPRKNLDALFKLVINHVPAPKQQKHADEDFRMLATTLGADPFIGRTLTGRVESGRIKPGATVQALTRNGQKIEQFRVSKIQAFRGLGLQEIEEAVAGDIVTLAGMAKATVSDTICALAVEEPLDAQPIDPPTISVTFGINDSPLAGRDGKKVQSRVIRERLMKEAEQNVAIKVTDSPGGEAFEVAGRGELQMGVLIENMRREGFELSISRPQVLLREEDGQRLEPIEEVTIDVDDEHSGAVIEKLTGARKGDLVEMKPAGAGKTRIIAHVPSRGLIGYHGEFLTDTRGTGVLNRVFHSWAPHKGSIPGRRAGVLISMDAGEAVAYALWNLEDRGRMFLGAQAPVYQGMIIGEHSRDNDLEVNPLKGKKLTNVRASGSDEAVRLTTPITMSLEEAIAYINDDELVEVTPNAIRLRKRHLDPHERKRAARAEG